In the Hyphomonadaceae bacterium BL14 genome, one interval contains:
- a CDS encoding GDP-mannose 4,6-dehydratase: MSDPVLVTGAAGFIGMHVAERLLDRGERVIGIDDFNAYYDPRLKEARALRLAARDGFSLVRGAIADPGTVMELVRSKGVRRIVHLAAQAGVR; encoded by the coding sequence ATGAGTGACCCGGTGCTGGTGACGGGTGCGGCCGGCTTTATCGGCATGCACGTGGCCGAACGCCTGCTTGATCGCGGTGAGCGCGTCATCGGGATCGATGATTTCAACGCCTATTACGATCCGCGCCTGAAGGAGGCGCGTGCGTTACGTCTCGCGGCGCGAGACGGCTTCTCGCTCGTTCGCGGCGCTATCGCTGACCCGGGCACCGTGATGGAGCTGGTGCGCTCCAAAGGTGTGCGTCGGATCGTCCATCTGGCCGCGCAGGCGGGGGTGCGCTAA
- a CDS encoding AGE family epimerase/isomerase, whose product MTTMRPFILCGGSGTRLWPVSTPERPKQFHALSGARSMIAETAARLPVSLGAIPVAPASAVAGARWRAALSTHLPGGAMVLEPIARNSGPAVAAAALCADGDDLVLILPADHHIADVPAFHEALARGAEAAADGALVTFGIRPDHAATGYGYIELASAEAAQARFAPAQAFVEKPARAVAESYLTGGRHLWNAGIFLFRASAMIAALERHAPEILAAARAALSGAGPLEPGEVRVLAREAFAAAPSISIDYAVMEKADHVHVVPVSMGWSDLGDFRALKALHGAGDASVLIGPAAEDQGSNNFIFSTGPRVAVRGLSGIAVAASPDGVLVTALDQAADIRAAVEAASRSYAPNLDPALAARARAWVYGRMLPAWAAAGWDAQRGGFVETLNSNGTPNLDQPRRGRVAPRQVFTFATALKHGWDPDGAASRLVDQGLAYLDGPARAPAGGWAHEIDPAVGVSDPRRDLYDHAFVALGAARAFQATGDARAERMALEAFAFIDGEMRDGKPGWASPETQPGLKQSNPHMHLLEASLVWCEASGDPHARDRIETLAWLFEAFMFDPATGAVGEEYDAGWHPVQNGTGGRIEPGHCYEWAWLLSEVQRLTERDTASWSRRLIGFADTCGRGPDGFSLDAITADGAPLLATCRAWPQLERIRARLCFPETAAPGEAERELGVFVDTYLDETSFAWCDRREADGRMPIDYLPASMAYHFMTALGGL is encoded by the coding sequence ATGACGACGATGCGGCCGTTCATTCTTTGTGGCGGGTCCGGGACGCGGCTGTGGCCGGTCTCGACGCCGGAGCGGCCCAAGCAGTTTCATGCCCTGTCGGGCGCGCGCAGCATGATCGCCGAAACCGCCGCGCGCCTGCCCGTTAGTCTAGGTGCCATCCCCGTCGCGCCCGCGTCCGCGGTGGCCGGAGCGCGCTGGCGCGCGGCGCTCAGCACCCATCTGCCGGGTGGCGCGATGGTGCTGGAGCCGATCGCACGCAATTCCGGCCCGGCCGTGGCGGCAGCGGCGCTGTGCGCTGACGGCGACGATCTGGTCCTGATCCTGCCTGCCGACCACCACATCGCAGATGTGCCTGCGTTCCATGAAGCGCTGGCGCGCGGGGCCGAGGCTGCCGCCGACGGCGCGCTGGTCACGTTCGGCATCCGCCCCGACCATGCCGCCACGGGCTATGGCTATATCGAGCTCGCGTCTGCCGAAGCGGCACAGGCGCGTTTCGCCCCGGCGCAGGCCTTTGTCGAGAAGCCGGCGCGCGCGGTGGCGGAGAGCTATCTCACCGGCGGGCGGCATTTGTGGAATGCGGGCATCTTCTTGTTCCGCGCAAGCGCCATGATCGCCGCCCTGGAGCGTCACGCGCCAGAAATCCTGGCCGCTGCGCGCGCCGCTCTGTCGGGTGCCGGCCCCCTGGAGCCGGGCGAGGTGAGGGTGCTGGCGCGCGAGGCGTTTGCGGCTGCTCCCTCCATCTCCATCGACTATGCGGTGATGGAAAAGGCCGACCATGTGCACGTTGTGCCGGTGTCCATGGGCTGGAGCGATCTGGGCGATTTTCGCGCGCTCAAAGCCCTGCATGGGGCCGGCGACGCCAGCGTGCTGATCGGACCGGCGGCGGAAGATCAGGGCTCGAACAATTTCATCTTCTCTACCGGGCCGCGCGTGGCCGTGCGTGGCCTGTCGGGCATCGCGGTGGCTGCCAGCCCGGACGGCGTACTTGTCACCGCCCTCGATCAGGCGGCCGACATCCGCGCCGCCGTGGAAGCGGCCAGCCGCAGCTATGCCCCCAATCTGGACCCGGCTCTGGCGGCGCGCGCGCGCGCCTGGGTGTATGGCCGCATGCTGCCGGCCTGGGCGGCGGCGGGCTGGGACGCGCAGCGCGGCGGTTTTGTCGAGACGCTGAACAGCAACGGCACCCCCAATCTTGACCAGCCGCGCCGCGGGCGGGTGGCCCCGCGCCAGGTCTTCACCTTCGCCACCGCGCTAAAGCATGGCTGGGACCCTGACGGAGCGGCAAGCCGCCTCGTCGATCAGGGGCTTGCCTATCTCGACGGCCCGGCGCGCGCGCCCGCCGGCGGCTGGGCCCATGAGATCGATCCGGCCGTGGGTGTGAGCGATCCGCGCCGTGATCTCTACGACCACGCGTTCGTGGCGCTCGGCGCGGCACGCGCCTTCCAGGCGACCGGCGATGCGCGCGCTGAGCGCATGGCGCTTGAGGCCTTTGCGTTCATTGACGGTGAGATGCGCGACGGCAAGCCCGGCTGGGCCAGCCCCGAGACCCAGCCAGGCCTGAAGCAGTCCAATCCCCACATGCATTTGCTGGAGGCCAGCCTGGTGTGGTGCGAGGCTAGCGGTGACCCGCACGCTCGCGACCGGATCGAGACGCTGGCCTGGCTATTTGAGGCCTTCATGTTCGATCCGGCGACTGGGGCGGTGGGCGAGGAGTATGACGCCGGCTGGCACCCGGTTCAGAACGGCACCGGTGGGCGCATCGAGCCGGGCCATTGCTATGAATGGGCCTGGCTGTTGTCAGAAGTGCAGCGCCTGACCGAGCGCGACACCGCCAGCTGGTCACGCCGCCTGATCGGGTTCGCTGACACGTGTGGGCGCGGCCCGGATGGGTTCTCGCTGGACGCCATCACAGCCGACGGCGCGCCCCTTCTGGCGACTTGCCGGGCCTGGCCGCAGCTTGAGCGTATCCGTGCCCGCCTGTGCTTTCCCGAGACCGCGGCACCGGGCGAGGCCGAACGAGAGCTCGGCGTGTTCGTGGACACCTATCTCGATGAAACCAGTTTTGCCTGGTGCGACCGGCGCGAAGCCGACGGGCGCATGCCTATCGACTACCTGCCCGCGTCCATGGCCTATCACTTCATGACCGCCCTGGGAGGGCTGTAA